The Hemiscyllium ocellatum isolate sHemOce1 chromosome 39, sHemOce1.pat.X.cur, whole genome shotgun sequence genome contains a region encoding:
- the LOC132834189 gene encoding UDP-glucuronosyltransferase 2C1-like → MDCLAWKSRFQIAFTLSVFFILSGSITQGANILVVPVDGSHWINMRILIEQLKPRGHNISVLHFPGTLYIKEKPDLYQSIMVGVHRAAGYNNSADITQSLIKNALEALQNGYYSFAFHYETMSFLLNFHTWSRECIIAIFQDKHLLKQLEIAHFDLVLTDPAFLTGSIVAYYFKIPIVYNVRWVTTGEAQFLAAPSPLSFVPIPGSRLTDKMSFLQRTQNVCQSLLQTLMLNNLVEPMYKDLCHRYLGPDTDIETVLLSADVWLMRVDFIFEFPRPTMPNIVYVGGFQCKPSKPLEAEFEEFVQSSGEYGIIVMSMGTIVSSLPMHITMKIAEALAQVPQKVIWKYDGEIPPNIGNNILLSKWIPQNDLLGHPKTQVFVAHGGTNGVYEAIYHGVPVVGIPLLFDQFDNLLRLEVRGAAKVMNVATMQSTDLLQAINEVIYNTSYRENMQKLSALHRDQPESPMERAIFWIEYVARHKGAAHLRSESYRLPWYVYYCVDVMIFLVSLFFMFTTLLVLLLKKLCNISRKKKQKTQ, encoded by the coding sequence ATGGATTGTCTTGCATGGAAAAGTAGGTTCCAGATTGCATTCACACTCAGTGTCTTCTTCATCCTATCTGGCTCAATTACTCAAGGGGCTAATATATTGGTTGTTCCTGTGGATGGAAGCCACTGGATCAATATGAGGATTCTAATTGAACAACTGAAACCACGTGGACATAACATTTCTGTGCTTCATTTCCCAGGAACTTTGTACATTAAAGAGAAGCCTGATCTATATCAATCCATTATGGTTGGAGTGCACAGAGCTGCTGGATATAATAACAGTGCAGACATTACCCAGAGTTTAATAAAAAACGCATTGGAAGCTTTACAGAATGGCTATTACTCTTTTGCATTTCATTACGAAACTATGTCTTTTCTCCTCAATTTTCACACATGGTCACGAGAGTGTATTATTGCAATTTTTCAAGACAAACATTTGTTAAAACAACTGGAAATTGCCCACTTTGACTTAGTACTGACCGACCCCGCTTTTCTTACTGGTTCAATTGTGGCTTATTATTTCAAAATCCCCATAGTGTACAACGTCCGATGGGTTACTACTGGAGAAGCTCAGTTTTTAGCTGCCCCATCACCACTGTCCTTCGTCCCAATCCCTGGTTCCAGATTGACGGATAAAATGAGTTTTCTTCAAAGAACACAAAACGTATGTCAAAGTCTGCTTCAAACGCTCATGTTAAATAATTTAGTTGAGCCAATGTACAAAGATCTCTGCCATCGTTATCTGGGCCCAGACACAGACATTGAGACTGTTCTTCTCAGTGCAGATGTGTGGCTGATGAGAGTAGATTTTATATTTGAATTCCCAAGACCTACCATGCCAAATATTGTTTATGTTGGAGGATTCCAGTGCAAACCATCAAAACCTCTAGAGGCAGAGTTTGAAGAATTTGTCCAGTCCTCAGGGGAATATGGGATTATTGTCATGTCAATGGGGACCATTGTCAGCTCTTTGCCAATGCATATCACAATGAAAATAGCAGAGGCCTTGGCTCAAGTGCCTCAGAAAGTTATCTGGAAGTATGATGGAGAGATCCCTCCCAACATTGGAAATAATATTTTACTGTCAAAATGGATCCCTCAGAATGATCTACTAGGTCACCCAAAGACACAAGTCTTTGTTGCTCATGGTGGCACCAATGGAGTTTATGAAGCCATCTATCATGGGGTGCCAGTAGTTGGCATACCTCTGCTTTTTGACCAGTTTGATAATTTACTCAGACTTGAAGTCCGAGGTGCAGCAAAAGTGATGAACGTTGCAACCATGCAGTCAACAGATCTACTGCAGGCAATTAATGAGGTTATATATAACACCTCTTATCGGGAGAACATGCAGAAACTCTCCGCTCTCCACAGAGACCAACCCGAGTCTCCAATGGAGAGAGCTATTTTCTGGATTGAGTACGTTGCCCGACACAAAGGGGCAGCACATTTACGCTCAGAATCTTACCGACTCCCCTGGTACGTTTACTATTGTGTAGATGTGATGATCTTCCTGGTGTCTTTGTTCTTCATGTTTACTACATTGTTAGTCCTGCTATTGAAGAAGCTTTGTAATATATCTCGAAAGAAGAAACAAAAGACCCAGTAA